The proteins below are encoded in one region of Pangasianodon hypophthalmus isolate fPanHyp1 chromosome 6, fPanHyp1.pri, whole genome shotgun sequence:
- the idh2 gene encoding isocitrate dehydrogenase [NADP], mitochondrial has translation MAGYLKVLSSLTRSATALSKSPAVLAAQACQTLQQRNYADKRIKVAQPVVEMDGDEMTRIIWEFIKEKLILSNVDMELKYFDLGLPYRDQTDDQVTIDSALATKKYNVAVKCATITPDEARVEEFKLKKMWKSPNGTIRNILGGTVFREPIICKNIPRLVPGWTQPITIGRHAFGDQYRATDFVVNTPGKFMISFIPADGSKGQEWEVFDFPGGGCGMGMYNTDESITGFAHSCFQYAIQKKWPLYMSTKNTILKAYDGRFKDIFQDIFEKKYKPEFDKLKIWYEHRLIDDMVAQVLKSSGAFVWACKNYDGDVQSDILAQGFGSLGLMTSVLVCPDGKTIEAEAAHGTVTRHYREHQKGRPTSTNPIASIFAWTRGLEHRGKLDGNPDLIKFSQTLERVCVDTVENGVMTKDLAGCIHGLSNVKLNEHYVNTTDFLDAIKTNLDKALGK, from the exons ATGCTGACAAGCGCATCAAGGTGGCCCAGCCAGTGGTGGAGATGGATGGAGATGAGATGACTAGGATAATCTGGGAATTCATCAaagaaaag CTCATCCTGTCCAATGTTGATATGGAGCTGAAGTACTTTGACCTGGGCCTCCCCTACCGTGACCAGACTGATGACCAGGTCACCATTGACTCTGCCTTAGCAACTAAGAAGTACAATGTTGCTGTCAAGTGTGCGACCATCACTCCCGACGAGGCCAGGGTCGAAG AATTCAAGTTgaagaaaatgtggaaaagtccCAATGGAACCATCAGAAACATCTTGGGTGGCACAGTTTTTCGTGAACCCATCATCTGCAAGAACATTCCCAGACTTGTTCCTGGTTGGACACAGCCCATCACAATTGGCAGACATGCCTTTGGTGACCAG TACAGAGCCACAGACTTTGTTGTGAATACACCAGGCAAATTTATGATCAGCTTTATTCCAGCTGATGGAAGCAAAGGCCAGGAGTGGGAAGTGTTCGATTTCCCAGGGGGTGGCTGTGGAATGGGCATGTACAATACTGATGAG TCCATCACTGGGTTTGCTCACAGCTGCTTCCAGTATGCTATCCAGAAAAAATGGCCTCTATACATGAGCACCAAGAATACCATCTTGAAAGCGTATGATGGGCGCTTCAAGGACATCTTCCAGGACATCTTCGAGAA GAAATACAAGCCTGAGTTTGACAAGCTGAAGATCTGGTATGAGCACAGGCTTATTGATGACATGGTGGCACAAGTGTTGAAGTCCTCTGGTGCTTTTGTTTGGGCTTGCAAGAACTATGATGGAGATGTCCAGTCTGATATTTTGGCTCAAG GTTTTGGCTCCTTGGGCTTGATGACCTCTGTTCTTGTGTGCCCTGATGGAAAGACCATTGAGGCTGAAGCTGCCCATGGCACAGTAACTAGGCATTACCGTGAGCATCAGAAG GGAAGACCAACCAGCACCAATCCTATTGCGAGCATCTTTGCCTGGACCAGGGGACTGGAGCACAGAGGCAAGCTTGATGGAAACCCAGATTTGATCAA GTTTTCTCAGACTCTGgaacgagtgtgtgtggacACTGTGGAGAATGGTGTCATGACCAAGGATCTGGCAGGCTGCATTCATGGGCTCTCAAA TGTCAAGCTTAATGAGCACTATGTCAACACCACGGACTTCCTAGATGCAATCAAGACCAACCTGGACAAAGCTCTGGGTAAATGA
- the znf710a gene encoding zinc finger protein 710a isoform X1 produces MRALKHLKHHSRSNVEEQAVPLVRCYSEVMGNVVDTGTQTDPVVVLSLAQAAVLGLISQNEIFGTTIAPNGFYTGEARDCPPPPPEAMEYEYSDQLIGANGDYLPEPNGENRRPHGLLGVEKKRSGPRGKAKRHQSENDEAVEMAKKSTDVQTWVKGERPEYSSPCYYSNVHCNDSESEVLDLAPHRLTLKEEQNKGSPEHAKESNNQQSDPDSDTTSQDANHTQEIEAASQPEGGGTKEEGPDEQRALNLKTPDEEVSPAMRGYYESSVLTYEAAEPDLTPAEYDDGGQVATWADGENPAARRVQIDRLDVNVQIDESYCVDVGEGLKRWKCRMCEKSYTSKYNLVTHILGHSGVKPHECLHCGKLFKQPSHLQTHLLTHQGTRPHKCTVCKKAFTQTSHLKRHMLQHSDIKPYSCRFCGRGFAYPSELRTHEAKHENGRCHICTQCTMEFPTYAHLRRHQVSHQGPAAFQCSECHKSFAYRSQLQNHLMKHQNTRPHICSECGLEFVQVHHLKQHLLTHKVLAQQALKHKGMKEYKCDVCSREFTLSANLKRHMLIHTSMRPFQCHICFKTFVQKQTLKTHMIVHLPVKPFKCKVCGKSFNRMYNLLGHMHLHAGSKPFKCPYCSSKFNLKGNLSRHMKVKHGILDVLPDGQDSHPDMEGQEDFEEDSFDYSERENLASNNTQDLAKLSEMGYYNYTKATAYYATA; encoded by the exons ATGAGAGCTTTGAAACACCTTAAACATCACTCCAGGAGCAATGTG GAGGAGCAGGCAGTTCCTCTGGTGCGCTGCTACAGTGAAGTGATGGGAAATGTGGTGGACACCGGCACACAGACTGATCCAGTGGTGGTCCTGTCCCTGGCTCAAGCTGCTGTGCTGGGCCTCATATCTCAGAATGAAATCTTTGGCACCACCATCGCCCCTAATGGCTTTTACACTGGAGAGGCACGTGACTGCCCCCCTCCACCTCCAGAGGCAATGGAGTATGAGTATTCAGACCAGTTGATTGGCGCAAATGGAGACTACCTACCTGAGCCCAATGGAGAAAACAGGAGGCCACATGGACTTTTGGGGGTGGAGAAAAAGCGTTCAGGACCTCGGGGAAAGGCCAAGAGGCACCAAAGTGAAAACGATGAGGCAGTAGAAATGGCTAAGAAATCCACAGATGTACAGACTTGGGTGAAAGGAGAGCGGCCTGAATATTCAAGCCCCTGTTACTACTCAAATGTTCATTGCAATGACAGTGAGTCTGAAGTGTTGGACCTTGCCCCCCACAGACTGACGTTAAAGGAGGAGCAAAATAAAGGCAGCCCTGAGCATGCAAAGGAGTCAAACAACCAGCAGAGTGATCCAGACTCAGACACAACTTCACAGGATGCTAATCACACACAGGAAATAGAAGCAGCCAGCCAGCCTGAGGGAGGAGGCACCAAAGAAGAGGGGCCAGATGAGCAAAGAGCACTGAATCTTAAGACTCCTGACGAGGAAGTGAGTCCTGCAATGAGAGGCTACTATGAATCTAGTGTTTTGACCTACGAAGCTGCTGAGCCAGATCTGACACCAGCAGAGTATGATGATGGTGGGCAGGTGGCGACATGGGCAGATGGTGAGAATCCTGCAGCCCGCCGTGTGCAGATTGACCGTCTGGACGTCAATGTGCAAATCGACGAGTCATACTGTGTGGATGTGGGTGAAGGCCTGAAGCGCTGGAAGTGCCGGATGTGTGAGAAGTCATACACATCAAAGTACAATTTGGTGACACACATCCTGGGTCACAGTGGGGTCAAGCCACATGAGTGCTTGCACTGTGGAAAACTGTTCAAGCAACCAAGCCACCTGCAGACACATCTGCTTACACACCAAGGCACAAGGCCACATAAGTGTACTGTGTGCAAGAAGGCCTTCACACAGACCAGCCACCTCAAGCGCCATATGCTGCAGCATAGTGACATCAAACCATACAGCTGCCGCTTCTGCGGACGTGGGTTCGCCTACCCCAGCGAGTTGCGCACACATGAGGCCAAGCACGAGAATGGGCGGTGTCATATTTGCACACAATGCACCATGGAATTCCCCACCTATGCCCACCTCAGGCGGCACCAGGTCAGTCACCAGGGGCCTGCCGCCTTTCAGTGTAGTGAGTGCCACAAGAGCTTTGCCTACCGGAGCCAGCTGCAGAACCACCTAATGAAGCACCAGAACACGCGGCCCCACATTTGTTCTGAGTGTGGCTTAGAGTTTGTGCAAGTTCACCACCTGAAGCAGCACCTGCTCACACACAAGGTACTAGCACAGCAGGCCCTCAAACACAAG GGGATGAAAGAGTACAAATGTGACGTGTGTTCTCGTGAGTTCACCCTGTCAGCCAATCTGAAGCGGCACATGCTGATCCATACAAGTATGCGACCTTTCCAGTGCCACATCTGCTTTAAGACCTTCGTCCAGAAACAGACCCTCAAAACCCACATGATTGTCCACCTTCCCGTCAAACCCTTCAAATGCAAG GTGTGTGGGAAGTCATTTAATAGAATGTACAACCTACTTGGCCACATGCACCTTCATGCGGGTAGCAAGCCCTTCAAGTGCCCCTACTGCAGCAGCAAGTTCAACCTAAAGGGAAATCTTAGCAGGCATATGAAGGTGAAGCATGGCATTCTAGATGTCTTGCCAGATGGGCAAG ATAGCCACCCTGATATGGAGGGCCAggaggactttgaggaagacagcTTTGACTACAGTGAAAGAGAAAATCTGGCTAGCAACAACACACAAGACCTGGCCAAACTTTCTGAGATGGGCTATTACAACTATACGAAGGCTACTGCTTACTACGCCACAGCATAA
- the znf710a gene encoding zinc finger protein 710a isoform X2 yields MRALKHLKHHSRSNVEEQAVPLVRCYSEVMGNVVDTGTQTDPVVVLSLAQAAVLGLISQNEIFGTTIAPNGFYTGEARDCPPPPPEAMEYEYSDQLIGANGDYLPEPNGENRRPHGLLGVEKKRSGPRGKAKRHQSENDEAVEMAKKSTDVQTWVKGERPEYSSPCYYSNVHCNDSESEVLDLAPHRLTLKEEQNKGSPEHAKESNNQQSDPDSDTTSQDANHTQEIEAASQPEGGGTKEEGPDEQRALNLKTPDEEVSPAMRGYYESSVLTYEAAEPDLTPAEYDDGGQVATWADGENPAARRVQIDRLDVNVQIDESYCVDVGEGLKRWKCRMCEKSYTSKYNLVTHILGHSGVKPHECLHCGKLFKQPSHLQTHLLTHQGTRPHKCTVCKKAFTQTSHLKRHMLQHSDIKPYSCRFCGRGFAYPSELRTHEAKHENGRCHICTQCTMEFPTYAHLRRHQVSHQGPAAFQCSECHKSFAYRSQLQNHLMKHQNTRPHICSECGLEFVQVHHLKQHLLTHKGMKEYKCDVCSREFTLSANLKRHMLIHTSMRPFQCHICFKTFVQKQTLKTHMIVHLPVKPFKCKVCGKSFNRMYNLLGHMHLHAGSKPFKCPYCSSKFNLKGNLSRHMKVKHGILDVLPDGQDSHPDMEGQEDFEEDSFDYSERENLASNNTQDLAKLSEMGYYNYTKATAYYATA; encoded by the exons ATGAGAGCTTTGAAACACCTTAAACATCACTCCAGGAGCAATGTG GAGGAGCAGGCAGTTCCTCTGGTGCGCTGCTACAGTGAAGTGATGGGAAATGTGGTGGACACCGGCACACAGACTGATCCAGTGGTGGTCCTGTCCCTGGCTCAAGCTGCTGTGCTGGGCCTCATATCTCAGAATGAAATCTTTGGCACCACCATCGCCCCTAATGGCTTTTACACTGGAGAGGCACGTGACTGCCCCCCTCCACCTCCAGAGGCAATGGAGTATGAGTATTCAGACCAGTTGATTGGCGCAAATGGAGACTACCTACCTGAGCCCAATGGAGAAAACAGGAGGCCACATGGACTTTTGGGGGTGGAGAAAAAGCGTTCAGGACCTCGGGGAAAGGCCAAGAGGCACCAAAGTGAAAACGATGAGGCAGTAGAAATGGCTAAGAAATCCACAGATGTACAGACTTGGGTGAAAGGAGAGCGGCCTGAATATTCAAGCCCCTGTTACTACTCAAATGTTCATTGCAATGACAGTGAGTCTGAAGTGTTGGACCTTGCCCCCCACAGACTGACGTTAAAGGAGGAGCAAAATAAAGGCAGCCCTGAGCATGCAAAGGAGTCAAACAACCAGCAGAGTGATCCAGACTCAGACACAACTTCACAGGATGCTAATCACACACAGGAAATAGAAGCAGCCAGCCAGCCTGAGGGAGGAGGCACCAAAGAAGAGGGGCCAGATGAGCAAAGAGCACTGAATCTTAAGACTCCTGACGAGGAAGTGAGTCCTGCAATGAGAGGCTACTATGAATCTAGTGTTTTGACCTACGAAGCTGCTGAGCCAGATCTGACACCAGCAGAGTATGATGATGGTGGGCAGGTGGCGACATGGGCAGATGGTGAGAATCCTGCAGCCCGCCGTGTGCAGATTGACCGTCTGGACGTCAATGTGCAAATCGACGAGTCATACTGTGTGGATGTGGGTGAAGGCCTGAAGCGCTGGAAGTGCCGGATGTGTGAGAAGTCATACACATCAAAGTACAATTTGGTGACACACATCCTGGGTCACAGTGGGGTCAAGCCACATGAGTGCTTGCACTGTGGAAAACTGTTCAAGCAACCAAGCCACCTGCAGACACATCTGCTTACACACCAAGGCACAAGGCCACATAAGTGTACTGTGTGCAAGAAGGCCTTCACACAGACCAGCCACCTCAAGCGCCATATGCTGCAGCATAGTGACATCAAACCATACAGCTGCCGCTTCTGCGGACGTGGGTTCGCCTACCCCAGCGAGTTGCGCACACATGAGGCCAAGCACGAGAATGGGCGGTGTCATATTTGCACACAATGCACCATGGAATTCCCCACCTATGCCCACCTCAGGCGGCACCAGGTCAGTCACCAGGGGCCTGCCGCCTTTCAGTGTAGTGAGTGCCACAAGAGCTTTGCCTACCGGAGCCAGCTGCAGAACCACCTAATGAAGCACCAGAACACGCGGCCCCACATTTGTTCTGAGTGTGGCTTAGAGTTTGTGCAAGTTCACCACCTGAAGCAGCACCTGCTCACACACAAG GGGATGAAAGAGTACAAATGTGACGTGTGTTCTCGTGAGTTCACCCTGTCAGCCAATCTGAAGCGGCACATGCTGATCCATACAAGTATGCGACCTTTCCAGTGCCACATCTGCTTTAAGACCTTCGTCCAGAAACAGACCCTCAAAACCCACATGATTGTCCACCTTCCCGTCAAACCCTTCAAATGCAAG GTGTGTGGGAAGTCATTTAATAGAATGTACAACCTACTTGGCCACATGCACCTTCATGCGGGTAGCAAGCCCTTCAAGTGCCCCTACTGCAGCAGCAAGTTCAACCTAAAGGGAAATCTTAGCAGGCATATGAAGGTGAAGCATGGCATTCTAGATGTCTTGCCAGATGGGCAAG ATAGCCACCCTGATATGGAGGGCCAggaggactttgaggaagacagcTTTGACTACAGTGAAAGAGAAAATCTGGCTAGCAACAACACACAAGACCTGGCCAAACTTTCTGAGATGGGCTATTACAACTATACGAAGGCTACTGCTTACTACGCCACAGCATAA
- the znf710a gene encoding zinc finger protein 710a isoform X4 gives MRALKHLKHHSRSNVEEQAVPLVRCYSEVMGNVVDTGTQTDPVVVLSLAQAAVLGLISQNEIFGTTIAPNGFYTGEARDCPPPPPEAMEYEYSDQLIGANGDYLPEPNGENRRPHGLLGVEKKRSGPRGKAKRHQSENDEAVEMAKKSTDVQTWVKGERPEYSSPCYYSNVHCNDSESEVLDLAPHRLTLKEEQNKGSPEHAKESNNQQSDPDSDTTSQDANHTQEIEAASQPEGGGTKEEGPDEQRALNLKTPDEEVSPAMRGYYESSVLTYEAAEPDLTPAEYDDGGQVATWADGENPAARRVQIDRLDVNVQIDESYCVDVGEGLKRWKCRMCEKSYTSKYNLVTHILGHSGVKPHECLHCGKLFKQPSHLQTHLLTHQGTRPHKCTVCKKAFTQTSHLKRHMLQHSDIKPYSCRFCGRGFAYPSELRTHEAKHENGRCHICTQCTMEFPTYAHLRRHQVSHQGPAAFQCSECHKSFAYRSQLQNHLMKHQNTRPHICSECGLEFVQVHHLKQHLLTHKVCGKSFNRMYNLLGHMHLHAGSKPFKCPYCSSKFNLKGNLSRHMKVKHGILDVLPDGQDSHPDMEGQEDFEEDSFDYSERENLASNNTQDLAKLSEMGYYNYTKATAYYATA, from the exons ATGAGAGCTTTGAAACACCTTAAACATCACTCCAGGAGCAATGTG GAGGAGCAGGCAGTTCCTCTGGTGCGCTGCTACAGTGAAGTGATGGGAAATGTGGTGGACACCGGCACACAGACTGATCCAGTGGTGGTCCTGTCCCTGGCTCAAGCTGCTGTGCTGGGCCTCATATCTCAGAATGAAATCTTTGGCACCACCATCGCCCCTAATGGCTTTTACACTGGAGAGGCACGTGACTGCCCCCCTCCACCTCCAGAGGCAATGGAGTATGAGTATTCAGACCAGTTGATTGGCGCAAATGGAGACTACCTACCTGAGCCCAATGGAGAAAACAGGAGGCCACATGGACTTTTGGGGGTGGAGAAAAAGCGTTCAGGACCTCGGGGAAAGGCCAAGAGGCACCAAAGTGAAAACGATGAGGCAGTAGAAATGGCTAAGAAATCCACAGATGTACAGACTTGGGTGAAAGGAGAGCGGCCTGAATATTCAAGCCCCTGTTACTACTCAAATGTTCATTGCAATGACAGTGAGTCTGAAGTGTTGGACCTTGCCCCCCACAGACTGACGTTAAAGGAGGAGCAAAATAAAGGCAGCCCTGAGCATGCAAAGGAGTCAAACAACCAGCAGAGTGATCCAGACTCAGACACAACTTCACAGGATGCTAATCACACACAGGAAATAGAAGCAGCCAGCCAGCCTGAGGGAGGAGGCACCAAAGAAGAGGGGCCAGATGAGCAAAGAGCACTGAATCTTAAGACTCCTGACGAGGAAGTGAGTCCTGCAATGAGAGGCTACTATGAATCTAGTGTTTTGACCTACGAAGCTGCTGAGCCAGATCTGACACCAGCAGAGTATGATGATGGTGGGCAGGTGGCGACATGGGCAGATGGTGAGAATCCTGCAGCCCGCCGTGTGCAGATTGACCGTCTGGACGTCAATGTGCAAATCGACGAGTCATACTGTGTGGATGTGGGTGAAGGCCTGAAGCGCTGGAAGTGCCGGATGTGTGAGAAGTCATACACATCAAAGTACAATTTGGTGACACACATCCTGGGTCACAGTGGGGTCAAGCCACATGAGTGCTTGCACTGTGGAAAACTGTTCAAGCAACCAAGCCACCTGCAGACACATCTGCTTACACACCAAGGCACAAGGCCACATAAGTGTACTGTGTGCAAGAAGGCCTTCACACAGACCAGCCACCTCAAGCGCCATATGCTGCAGCATAGTGACATCAAACCATACAGCTGCCGCTTCTGCGGACGTGGGTTCGCCTACCCCAGCGAGTTGCGCACACATGAGGCCAAGCACGAGAATGGGCGGTGTCATATTTGCACACAATGCACCATGGAATTCCCCACCTATGCCCACCTCAGGCGGCACCAGGTCAGTCACCAGGGGCCTGCCGCCTTTCAGTGTAGTGAGTGCCACAAGAGCTTTGCCTACCGGAGCCAGCTGCAGAACCACCTAATGAAGCACCAGAACACGCGGCCCCACATTTGTTCTGAGTGTGGCTTAGAGTTTGTGCAAGTTCACCACCTGAAGCAGCACCTGCTCACACACAAG GTGTGTGGGAAGTCATTTAATAGAATGTACAACCTACTTGGCCACATGCACCTTCATGCGGGTAGCAAGCCCTTCAAGTGCCCCTACTGCAGCAGCAAGTTCAACCTAAAGGGAAATCTTAGCAGGCATATGAAGGTGAAGCATGGCATTCTAGATGTCTTGCCAGATGGGCAAG ATAGCCACCCTGATATGGAGGGCCAggaggactttgaggaagacagcTTTGACTACAGTGAAAGAGAAAATCTGGCTAGCAACAACACACAAGACCTGGCCAAACTTTCTGAGATGGGCTATTACAACTATACGAAGGCTACTGCTTACTACGCCACAGCATAA
- the znf710a gene encoding zinc finger protein 710a isoform X3, with protein MRALKHLKHHSRSNVEEQAVPLVRCYSEVMGNVVDTGTQTDPVVVLSLAQAAVLGLISQNEIFGTTIAPNGFYTGEARDCPPPPPEAMEYEYSDQLIGANGDYLPEPNGENRRPHGLLGVEKKRSGPRGKAKRHQSENDEAVEMAKKSTDVQTWVKGERPEYSSPCYYSNVHCNDSESEVLDLAPHRLTLKEEQNKGSPEHAKESNNQQSDPDSDTTSQDANHTQEIEAASQPEGGGTKEEGPDEQRALNLKTPDEEVSPAMRGYYESSVLTYEAAEPDLTPAEYDDGGQVATWADGENPAARRVQIDRLDVNVQIDESYCVDVGEGLKRWKCRMCEKSYTSKYNLVTHILGHSGVKPHECLHCGKLFKQPSHLQTHLLTHQGTRPHKCTVCKKAFTQTSHLKRHMLQHSDIKPYSCRFCGRGFAYPSELRTHEAKHENGRCHICTQCTMEFPTYAHLRRHQVSHQGPAAFQCSECHKSFAYRSQLQNHLMKHQNTRPHICSECGLEFVQVHHLKQHLLTHKVLAQQALKHKVCGKSFNRMYNLLGHMHLHAGSKPFKCPYCSSKFNLKGNLSRHMKVKHGILDVLPDGQDSHPDMEGQEDFEEDSFDYSERENLASNNTQDLAKLSEMGYYNYTKATAYYATA; from the exons ATGAGAGCTTTGAAACACCTTAAACATCACTCCAGGAGCAATGTG GAGGAGCAGGCAGTTCCTCTGGTGCGCTGCTACAGTGAAGTGATGGGAAATGTGGTGGACACCGGCACACAGACTGATCCAGTGGTGGTCCTGTCCCTGGCTCAAGCTGCTGTGCTGGGCCTCATATCTCAGAATGAAATCTTTGGCACCACCATCGCCCCTAATGGCTTTTACACTGGAGAGGCACGTGACTGCCCCCCTCCACCTCCAGAGGCAATGGAGTATGAGTATTCAGACCAGTTGATTGGCGCAAATGGAGACTACCTACCTGAGCCCAATGGAGAAAACAGGAGGCCACATGGACTTTTGGGGGTGGAGAAAAAGCGTTCAGGACCTCGGGGAAAGGCCAAGAGGCACCAAAGTGAAAACGATGAGGCAGTAGAAATGGCTAAGAAATCCACAGATGTACAGACTTGGGTGAAAGGAGAGCGGCCTGAATATTCAAGCCCCTGTTACTACTCAAATGTTCATTGCAATGACAGTGAGTCTGAAGTGTTGGACCTTGCCCCCCACAGACTGACGTTAAAGGAGGAGCAAAATAAAGGCAGCCCTGAGCATGCAAAGGAGTCAAACAACCAGCAGAGTGATCCAGACTCAGACACAACTTCACAGGATGCTAATCACACACAGGAAATAGAAGCAGCCAGCCAGCCTGAGGGAGGAGGCACCAAAGAAGAGGGGCCAGATGAGCAAAGAGCACTGAATCTTAAGACTCCTGACGAGGAAGTGAGTCCTGCAATGAGAGGCTACTATGAATCTAGTGTTTTGACCTACGAAGCTGCTGAGCCAGATCTGACACCAGCAGAGTATGATGATGGTGGGCAGGTGGCGACATGGGCAGATGGTGAGAATCCTGCAGCCCGCCGTGTGCAGATTGACCGTCTGGACGTCAATGTGCAAATCGACGAGTCATACTGTGTGGATGTGGGTGAAGGCCTGAAGCGCTGGAAGTGCCGGATGTGTGAGAAGTCATACACATCAAAGTACAATTTGGTGACACACATCCTGGGTCACAGTGGGGTCAAGCCACATGAGTGCTTGCACTGTGGAAAACTGTTCAAGCAACCAAGCCACCTGCAGACACATCTGCTTACACACCAAGGCACAAGGCCACATAAGTGTACTGTGTGCAAGAAGGCCTTCACACAGACCAGCCACCTCAAGCGCCATATGCTGCAGCATAGTGACATCAAACCATACAGCTGCCGCTTCTGCGGACGTGGGTTCGCCTACCCCAGCGAGTTGCGCACACATGAGGCCAAGCACGAGAATGGGCGGTGTCATATTTGCACACAATGCACCATGGAATTCCCCACCTATGCCCACCTCAGGCGGCACCAGGTCAGTCACCAGGGGCCTGCCGCCTTTCAGTGTAGTGAGTGCCACAAGAGCTTTGCCTACCGGAGCCAGCTGCAGAACCACCTAATGAAGCACCAGAACACGCGGCCCCACATTTGTTCTGAGTGTGGCTTAGAGTTTGTGCAAGTTCACCACCTGAAGCAGCACCTGCTCACACACAAGGTACTAGCACAGCAGGCCCTCAAACACAAG GTGTGTGGGAAGTCATTTAATAGAATGTACAACCTACTTGGCCACATGCACCTTCATGCGGGTAGCAAGCCCTTCAAGTGCCCCTACTGCAGCAGCAAGTTCAACCTAAAGGGAAATCTTAGCAGGCATATGAAGGTGAAGCATGGCATTCTAGATGTCTTGCCAGATGGGCAAG ATAGCCACCCTGATATGGAGGGCCAggaggactttgaggaagacagcTTTGACTACAGTGAAAGAGAAAATCTGGCTAGCAACAACACACAAGACCTGGCCAAACTTTCTGAGATGGGCTATTACAACTATACGAAGGCTACTGCTTACTACGCCACAGCATAA